Sequence from the Paenibacillus tundrae genome:
CAATCAGCTCACGCAGTCCTTCCTCATCCGTCTGTTGGTTAATGGCTTCGCGCCATTCTAATTCATCAATAATATTCACGAATATACAACTCCTTCTCCAGTTTCATAATCCTCAGCTCATGAGATACGTGAGTCAGCAAGAAACACTTCTGGGCAGCTTTTTTTGGACACAAAAAAATCGCCTCCTTGTCATCTGTTGACATAGGGACGATTCATAACCGTGGTACCACCCAACTTGCACAGACATTGAAACCAACCTGTTGTCTGTACCGCTTTTGGCGAAATATCGTTCGCCATCCCGCTTGGCATTACCCAAGATACTCCAGAGTGTAATTCGCAGCCCTTGTATGTATCAGGTTCCATCAACCCCTGACTTTCTGTAACAGGGACAAAGCCGCTACTGCGCTCTATCATCGTAGTTCATGTATTAGATTATAGCCAGTATAGCGGAACCTTTGAGTCAATGCAAGACCAAGTAATCTCTACCTTATATGCTTTGCGAATCTATGGTTGGTCACCAATATTATTCTCAAGATACTTTTCAAAAAAAGATGCTTTGGAAACAGCGTTCGTCCATATTATACACCAACAGATAAAGACCTATGCTCTTCAGCTCTGTTCAAGTTCCCGCCTCTTGCCACTCTCGTGCCAATGTAGATATACTCCACCAATCTGTTGGAAAGCCTCCTTAACATCCGAGTTCAGTTCTGCATAGACAGCCTCCGTGTACTTCAAATGTGTATGTACATTGTCAACTCCATGCCGTTTCATAAGTTCAACATGCGCAATCGTAAAAATAATATCTTCCAGTAACCAGTATAGAACTTCGTCTGTTTGCTTCAATCGCTTCTTCAACATAGGCATTCCCCGCTCATAGATTGTAACTATATAGGCGGTTTTGCCCACTTCTACATAAGGCACACCCTCCCATTTAAACGCCTCAAATAAACGATTAATATTGCCCGCTAACTGATCCGGAGGTAAAGATGTATGCTTGAGTAGTTCAGCTAGTGCATCTGCAATTTCTTGTTTGTTCAGCAAATGTGACATATTCACACTCCTATAGCCTGCCGATTTAATACGGGATTTCCTCCCACTATTCAAGGCTTGTCCTCGACATTGATTCACTTTATATATCTTAACCTTCATCCTTACACTATTCCATTAAAAAAGCTGCCCTTAGGCAGCCTTAATTTATTTCATTTTACGAATAACACTAGATGTGGTGCGATAATTACATATTACCATGTTTTATTCTTAGGTTTAAGTACCGCAGAATGTTCGATAAGATGAGTCACATGTGGCAGGGACTTCGGTGTACTCTGAACGTTCAATCGAATGGTCGAATGGATTTGACAGCACCTCAACTAGTTTCTCTACCAAACTAAGATCCCCATGATTTTCCGCACGATCCAGCGCTTCCTCTACTCGATGATTCCGTGGAATGACCGCTGGATTATGATTGCTCATCAGTTGTCGTGCTTCTTCTCTGGATTGAGGCTGTCTCTCCAACCTTGTCTGCCAGTGTGTATGCCACTCCTTGAATGGATCAAGGTCAGCGAGATTAGAAGGATGAGTCTTATCGAAAGTTAGATCCAAGAAGGTATTGGTATAATCTGCTCCGGCCTTCTCCAGCGTTTCCAAGAGATCCTTCACCAATGTTTCGTCCTCAGGCTCCGCATTAAACAATCCAAGTTTGGCTCTCATGCCAGACAACCACGCTTGATGATACAAGTCAGAGTATTGGGAGATGGCATCCTGGGCAATTTGCACAGCTTGATCCTCATCCTCATGTAATAACGGCAATAGAGACTCTGCTAAGCGCGTTAGGTTCCATCCCGCAATGTAAGGCTGATTGCCATAAGCATACCGCCCCTGAGTATCTATTGAGCTGAACACAGTTCCTGGTTTGTATACATCCATAAAAGCACATGGCCCATAATCGATCGTCTCGCCGCTTAACGTCATATTATCCGTGTTCATGACCCCGTGTATAAAACCAACCAGTTGCCACTGAGCCACCAGCGATGCCTGGCGTTTGATTACTTCTTCAAGCAGAGAGCGGTAGCGGTGCTCATCCAGTTTGATGTCCGAATAGTGACGCTCCAGCGTGTAGTCCGCCAAAGCCCGCAATTCCTCTACCGTTCCCCACCTTGCTGCATACTGGAATGTACCTACACGCACATGACTGGAAGCCACACGGGTTAGTATAGCCCCTGGCCGCTCCGTTTCGCGAATGATGGCTTCTCCTGTTGAAACAACAGCGAGAATTCGCGTTGTAGGAATGCCTAAGGCGTGCATGGCTTCACTAATAATATATTCACGAACCATCGGCCCAACAGCCGCACGTCCATCCCCTCCGCGAGAATATGGCGTTCTCCCAGATCCTTTTAATTGAATATCTACGCGTTCCCCTTCTGGGGTAATCTGTTCACCTAGAAGTAATGCACGTCCATCCCCCAGCATATTGAAATTTCCAAATTGATGACCTGCATACGCTTGAGCCAAGGGCTCAGCCCCTTCGGGTGTGAGGTTGCCAGCAAAAATAGCCGCCCCTGCATCACTGTTCAGCTCTTCTGTATTTAAACCAAGTTCCCTTGCAACTGTATCATTAAAAATGATCAAGTGAGGGGACTGCACAGGCCCCGCTCCCTGCTTCGTATAAAACGTCTGTGGTAATTGTGCATAACTGTTATCAAAATTCCAGCCTGTCGCAAGCTTTGCTGTTGGCATGATATCACTACACTCCTTTTCCTTGAATACAAGGTTATTGTTGCCTACTCAAGCAATGCTCATTTATGTAGTCGCATGAAAAATTCATTGATAGCGAACATGACACTCATGTTCTTGTAGAAACTTTAGCATATTCAGCCCAAATTTGCATGCTTATTCCGTAAATACAGAGCTGTTAACTCTGATAAATAGTATAAAGATGAACCTGACTATCGTCCAATCACAATTATCAATCGGTGAACGATTCCAACTTTTCGAACGACAACACAAAAACAGCTAATCCATAGTCTAACCCATAAACTAGCTTTTGCTGTTGCTGATTCAATTCATTCTTCACTTTTACTTCTCGTCAATTATTTAAGGGGCAACGGATAGTCTGATACGATAACATTCTCAACCCATCCATTAAGAGAAGCTACGAATGCTTGATGAGCAGGATGTGGTCCGTAGGCGCGCAAAGCCTGCTGATCTTCAAAGGTTACTCTTAATCCAATCGTATAACCTTGAATTCGGTCTGTCTCTTCCGTTTGGTTAATACCTGCTGTCAATTCAAGAATGCCCGGAATCTTCTCCTTTAGTGCCAACAATTGATCTACAAACTCCTGCTGCTTAGCCAGTGTGGTCTGATCGTTAAACTTAAAAATAACTAAATGTTCGAACACGTTATTTTCCTCCTTTGTCTGCCTTGAAGCATAGCTTGTTAGTAGTTAATCGTTTACAATCTAAGATGCTCAAATTGTAATGCAAACCGCAATATCATTCAAGAAAATTCCTT
This genomic interval carries:
- a CDS encoding Imm63 family immunity protein; translation: MSHLLNKQEIADALAELLKHTSLPPDQLAGNINRLFEAFKWEGVPYVEVGKTAYIVTIYERGMPMLKKRLKQTDEVLYWLLEDIIFTIAHVELMKRHGVDNVHTHLKYTEAVYAELNSDVKEAFQQIGGVYLHWHESGKRRELEQS
- a CDS encoding protein adenylyltransferase SelO translates to MPTAKLATGWNFDNSYAQLPQTFYTKQGAGPVQSPHLIIFNDTVARELGLNTEELNSDAGAAIFAGNLTPEGAEPLAQAYAGHQFGNFNMLGDGRALLLGEQITPEGERVDIQLKGSGRTPYSRGGDGRAAVGPMVREYIISEAMHALGIPTTRILAVVSTGEAIIRETERPGAILTRVASSHVRVGTFQYAARWGTVEELRALADYTLERHYSDIKLDEHRYRSLLEEVIKRQASLVAQWQLVGFIHGVMNTDNMTLSGETIDYGPCAFMDVYKPGTVFSSIDTQGRYAYGNQPYIAGWNLTRLAESLLPLLHEDEDQAVQIAQDAISQYSDLYHQAWLSGMRAKLGLFNAEPEDETLVKDLLETLEKAGADYTNTFLDLTFDKTHPSNLADLDPFKEWHTHWQTRLERQPQSREEARQLMSNHNPAVIPRNHRVEEALDRAENHGDLSLVEKLVEVLSNPFDHSIERSEYTEVPATCDSSYRTFCGT
- a CDS encoding Dabb family protein, translated to MFEHLVIFKFNDQTTLAKQQEFVDQLLALKEKIPGILELTAGINQTEETDRIQGYTIGLRVTFEDQQALRAYGPHPAHQAFVASLNGWVENVIVSDYPLPLK